The genomic stretch CATCAGTTGGAAAAGATGAACGTTGATGTCATCGAAGCCGGTTTTCCTATTGCCTCGGAGGGGGACTTCGAAGCGGTAAAGAAAATAGCCCAGACCATCAAGGGGTGTCAGATTGCCGGGCTGTGTCGCGCCAACGACAAGGATATCGACAGGGCCTGGGAAGCCTTGAAGTATGCCGGGGAGCGCGGTCGCATTCACACCTTTATCGCCACCAGCGATATCCACATGAAGTACAAGCTCAAGATGAGCGAAGACGAAGTGGTCGAAACGGCGGTCAAAGCCGTTAAGCGAGCTGCCGCCTACACCCCCAATGTGGAGTTCTCGGCCGAGGATGCCGTGCGCACCCGCCTGCCTTTTTTGGCCCGGGTTGTCGAAGCCGTCATCGAGGCCGGCGCCCGTACCGTCAATATCCCGGACACGGTAGGCTACACCATCCCGTCGGAGTACTCGCGAATTATCACCTACCTTCGGGAAAACGTACCCAATATCGACCAGGCGGTTATTTCCGTCCACTGCCATAACGACCTCGGTCTTGCTGTCGCCAATTCTCTCGCCGCGGTTCAGGCCGGCGCGCAGCAGGTTGAATGCACCATCAATGGCATCGGCGAGCGAGCCGGCAACTGCTCGCTTGAGGAAGTGGTCATGGCCTTGCGCACCAGGCAGGACATCCTTCCGTTTCAGACCAAGGTCGTCACGGAGCACATTTATCCGACCAGCAAGCTCCTCGCCACCATTACGGGAATTACCGTGCAGCCCAACAAGGCGATCGTCGGTGCCAACGCGTTTGCCCATGAAGCTGGCATCCATCAGCATGGCGTGCTGATGGAAAAATCTACCTACGAAATTATGACGCCCGAGTCCATCGGCCTCAACCAGAACAAGCTGGTGCTCGGCAAGCATTCGGGGCGCCATGCCTTTATTCAGCGTCTTCAGGAACTGGGCTACGATCTGGGCAAGGAGGATATCGAAAAAGCCTTTGTGCGCTTTAAGGCGCTTGCTGATCAGAAAAAAGAAATTTTCGATGAGGATTTGGACGCTATTGTGGCTGATGAAATTATCCGGGGACCTGAGAAATTCAAGCTGTTGCAGATGAATGTATCCTCCGGATCCTTTGCGGCTCCCACGGCCACCGTTCAGCTTGAAATCGACGGCAAGATCCGCAAGACTGCTGTCATGGGCGACGGCCCGGTTGACGCCACTTTCAAGGCGATCAAGAAACTGGCCAAAACCAATGCCCGTCTGCTCCATTTTTCGGTCGGGGCCATTACCGGTGGTACCGACGCGCAAGGCGAATGCACCGTACGCCTTGAAGATGCCGGTCGCGAGGTTCTCGGCCAGGGGGCTCATCCAGATATTATCGTGGCAAGCGCCAAGGCCTATATTAACGCCTTGAACAAGCTTTCCAGCGGTATGAGCCGGACGAGGATCCATCTTTAGAAATTTCTTTTCGGCCGGGCGGAGTGATAAAGATTGCTGCGCCCGGCTGTTTTGTAAAATCCGGGTTGTCTTAGCCTTTTTGATGGAATAGGATAGCGTCCCGAAATCAAAAGACCTGTTGAGGAGAATGTATGGGAAAGACCATTACCGAAAAGATTTTTGAAGCGCACCTGCGGGACGAGCCCTTTCCTGGCACCATGGTGCTCGATCTCGATCGGGTATTGTGTCACGAAATTACGACTCCGGTCGCCATTGCCGACCTGGCTTGGCGGGGTAAGGACCGGGTGTTCGACAGTACCAAAATCAAGGCAGTTATCGACCATGTCACGCCTTCTAAAGACAGCAAGACGGCCACTCAGGCCAAGATGCTGCGCGATTGGGCCCGCCGACATGGTATTCGTGACTTCTTCGATGTCGGGCATAATGGCGTCTGTCACGCCCTTTTTCCTGAAAAAGGGTATATCCGGCCTGGGTTTACGGTCATTATGGGAGACAGTCACACCTGCACCCACGGGGCCTTTGGGGCTTTTGCTGCCGGTGTGGGGACGACTGATCTTGAAGTGGGTATTCTCAAGGGGGTCTGTGCTTTCCGCACCCCCAAGACCATCCGCGTGGATCTGGTCGGCCAGTTGCCCGAGGGCGTTTATGCCAAGGACGTTATCCTTTACGTCATCGGTCATCTCGGGGTCAATGGGGCGACCGATCGCGTCATCGAATTCCGTGGTTCGGTCGTTGACGAGTTTTCCATGGAAGCGCGCATGACCCTGTGCAATATGGCGATCGAGGCCGGAGGGACCTGCGGTATCTGCATGCCCGACATGACCACTGTCGATTATCTCTGGCCTTTTATCGCTGGCGAATATGCCTCTCGGGAGGCCGCCTTGGAACAATATCGTCAATGGTGTTCCGACGAGGATGCCGTCTACGAGAAAGTGCTCCAGTTCGATGTTTCAACGCTGGAACCGCAGGTGACCTTCGGGTACAAGCCTGATTGTGTCAAGCCCGTCGCTGAAATGGCGGGTACGCCTGTGGATCAGATCTATATCGGCACCTGCACCAATGGGCGGATTGAAGATCTTCGGGTCGCCGCGGCCATCCTCAAGGGGAAGAAGATTGCCGACAGCGTGCGGGGAATTGTCTCGCCCGCTACGCCTAAAATATTTAACGACGCTCTCCAGGAGGGGATCATCCAGATTTTCATGGATAGCGGATTCTGCGTGACCAACCCGACCTGCGGAGCCTGTCTGGGTATGAGTAACGGGGTGTTGGCCGAGGGGGAGGTCGCTGCTTCCACCAGCAACCGTAATTTTAACGGGCGGATGGGCAAGGGGGGAATGGTCCATCTCATGAGCCCCGCGACCGCCGCAGCCACGGCCCTGACCGGTGTCATTACCGACCCCCGCCAGGCCTGACTTCAACCAGACAACGTCTTTTGTGAGGTTTTCGAATGAATGGTAAAAAAGTTTTTGAAGGACCGGCCATTTTTCTGGATCGGTCCGATATCAATACCGACGAAATCATCCCGGCCAAATATCTGACAGAGGTCACCAAGGAGGCTCTGCAGCCTTACATGCTGGAAGACCTCAAGCTTGAAGGCTTCGATCCCAAGGGCGACAAGCTTCGTAATGCGCGCGTTGTCGTGAGCCGGGAAAATTTCGGCTGTGGGTCGTCGCGTGAGCATGCGCCCTGGGTTTTTGAAGTCAACGGGGTGCACACCATCATCGCCGAAAGTTATGCCCGGATTTTTCGGCAAAATATGTTCAATGGCGGTATGCTGGCCATTGAACTGCCCAAGGCTGACCTTGACCGGCTTTTTGATCTGGAGAAAAAGGGAGAAGTCACCATTTCCGTCGATTTGAAATCGCAGACGATCACCGCGGCGACGGCGGTCACGACGGAAGCCTTCTCGTTTGAAATTTCTCCTTTTGACAAGGCGTTGGTTGAGGCCGGGGGATGGGTTGAATTTGCGGATGCGCGCTATTAAGTGATTTGGCTGCCTGACTGCATGGAGGCCGGGCTTAGCCCGGCCTTTTTTGCGCAGGTGCCCTCGGAGGTCTTTTGGGGGGTGACATGGGTGTGCCGAGTGTGGCATAATTGGTGTGTCATATATGGCTCAAAAAGGTGGCCCGATCCAGGGACTCTCTAAAAAGAGTTTGACAATGAACGGGGGCTACCTATATTTTGCCTTTCGAACCTATCGAATTTTAACTGGTTTTTATTCTGTTGAATATATTTGAAGGAGATTGACGCATATGTCCAAAGAATTCAAAATTGCCGTTTTGCCTGGAGACGGGATTGGTCCTGAAGTGATGGAAGAGGCCCTGAAGGTGCTTGACGCGGTTGAGAAGAAGTTTGAGGTCCGTTTCGAGCGTGCCTTTGCCAACGTCGGAGGTGCCGGCATAGACAACGAAGGCAAGGCCCTGCCCGCCACCACGGTCGATCTCTGCAAGGCGTCGGATGCCATCTTGTTCGGTAGTGTCGGCGGCCCCAAGTGGGAATCGTTGCCGCCGGATGAACAGCCCGAGCGAGGTGCTCTGCTCCCTCTGCGTAAAATTTTCGGTCTTTATGCCAATCTGCGTCCGGCCATCATCTTCCCGGCCTTGACCGGGGCCTCCAGTCTCAAGGAAGAGGTCATCGAGGGGGGCTTTAATGTCCTGGTGGTGCGCGAATTGACCGGGGGCATCTATTTTTCCCAGCCCAAGGGTATTGAGGGGGCAGGGGATGATCGGGTCGGTGTCGATACGATGCGATATTCCGTTCCCGAGATTGAGCGCATTGCGCATGTGGCTTTCCAGGCGGCGCAGAAGCGGGGCAAGAAACTGTGCTCTATCGATAAAGCCAACGTGTTATCTACCTCTGTCCTCTGGCGTGAGGTCGTTATCGGTATCGCCAAGCAGTATCCCGATGTCGAATTGAGCCATATGTATGTGGATAATGCGGCCATGCAGCTTGTGCGCTGGCCCAAGCAGTTTGACGTGCTGCTTTGTGAAAACATGTTCGGTGATATCCTGTCCGATGAAGCGGCCATGCTGACCGGCTCTCTTGGCATGCTGCCTTCGGCTTCGCTCGCGGAAGGCTCCTTCGGCATGTACGAGCCGTCCGGCGGCAGCGCTCCCGATATTGCCGGTCAGGGCGTGGCCAATCCCATCGCCCAGATCCTTTCGGCTGCGATGATGCTGCGTTATTCCTTCGGGTTGACAGACGCAGCAGAAGCCATTGAGTCGGCCGTGGAGAAGGTTCTTGAGCAGGGATACCGTACCCGCGACATTTACCAGAAAAAAGCCAATGAAAAACTGGTCAATACCAAGGAGATCGGTGACGCGATCGTCGCCGCTCTATAGGGCATCCACCCGGAGCGGCAATTGTTGAAACCCTATTTGTTATCAGAAGGAATACTCGTATGAAAGTCGGTCTTATCGGTTGGCGTGGCATGGTCGGCTCGGTCCTTATGCAGCGCATGCAGGAGGAGGATGATTTCTCCGGCATCGAGCCCGTTTTCTTCTCAACTTCCCAGGCGGGAGCGCCCGCTCCCATGGGGGCTGGCACCCTGAAAAATGCGGATGATATCGATGAACTAAAAAAACTCGATGTCATTCTGACCTGTCAGGGCGGAGACTACACCAAGGCCATACACCCCCAATTGCGTCAGGCTGGCTGGAAGGGGTACTGGATCGACGCGGCCAGTAGCCTGCGTATGGAAAAAGATGCGGTCATCATTCTTGATCCCGTCAACCGCAATGTGATCGACCAGGCCCTGGTCAACGGACAGAAAGATTTTATCGGCGGCAACTGTACCGTCAGTCTCATGCTGATGGCGCTGGGAGGACTGTTCCGGGCCGGTCTGGTCGAGTGGTTGACCTCCATGACCTATCAGGCGGCCTCCGGCGCCGGCGCCCCCAATATGCGTGAATTGCTCAGTCAAATGGGCGCTCTGCATGGAACGGTGGCGCCCCTGCTCCAGGACCCGGCCTCTGCCATTCTCGATATTGATCGCCAGGTGACTGCGGCGCTGCGTGACGGCACCCTGCCAACCAAAGAGTTTGGTTATCCCCTGGCCGGCAGCCTCCTGCCCTGGATTGATCGGGAGGTAGAGGACGGGCAAAGTCGCGAGGAGTGGAAAGGCTATGCCGAAACCAATAAGATTCTGGGAACCCAGCAGCCCATTGCGATTGACGGCATCTGTGTTCGTGTGGGCGCCATGCGCTGTCACAGTCAGGCCCTGACGATCCGCCTGACCAAGGATGTGCCGATGGCTGACATTGAAGCCCTCATAAAGAACGACAACGATTGGGTCAAGCTGGTGCCCAACACCAAGGCTGACTCGCTGGAGCAATTGACCCCGACAGCTGTTTCGGGGACCCTGTCCATACCTGTTGGCCGCCTGCGCAAAATGAAGATGGGGCCCCAGTACCTGTCGGCCTTCACTTGTGGCGATCAGCTTTTGTGGGGAGCGGCGGAGCCGCTGCGGCGTATGCTTCGCATTCTTCGTGAACAGTGATTCCGACCGGTGAGTCGACTGACCCTGGACTAAAGGAGAGGACTTATTCCTAAAACATGGAACATCGCCATTGTTGGTGCAACGGGAGCCGTCGGTTCTCAGCTCCTTGAGATTCTTGACGAACGGAAATTTCCGGTTCAGTCCGTGCGTCTGCTGGCCAGTGAGGCGAGTGCGGGCGAAATCCTTGATTTCCAGGACAAGCCTGTGGTCGTGGAGGCGCTGGCGGCGACCTCCTTTTCCGGCACGGATATGGTCTTTTTCGCCGCCAGCCGGGAGCTCAGTAAGGAATTCTGTCCTGTGGCCGTGGAGTCCGGCGCCCTGTGTATCGATCTCAGCGGTTACTGGGGTAGGGATGAAGAGGTGCCCCTGGTCGTTCCTGAGGTCAATCCTCAGGATCTTGGGCATTTTCGGTTAAAGGGTATTGTGGCCAGCCCTGACAGCAGCACCATCCCTCTTGTTATGGCCCTTAAGCCGTTGCAGGCTGCAGGCGGTATCCGGCGAGTTGTGGTTTCGGTTCTTCGCTCCGTCTCCGCTTTTGGTGTCAAGGGCATTGATGAGCTCAGGGGGCAGTCGGGGGAGCTTCTTAACGGTCGGCCGGCAGAGAGCAAGGTCTTCTCTCGCCAGGTTGCTTTTAACTGTTTTTCTCACAGTGCCGGCCTTATGCCCAATGGCTACACCGTTGACGAGATGAGCATCAGCCGGGAAACTAGAAAGATTTTGGCTTCTTCCGATCTTCAGGTCACGGCTACCAGCGTCACTGTGCCGATTTTCTATGGATGCAGTGAAATGGTCAATATCGAGTTGAAAGAAAAGATCGAACCTGGCAAGGTTCGTGAGCTCATGGCGCACGCAACTGGCCTGACAGTTTTTGACGATACTGCCCCGGGGGCCATCCTGACGCTGAACGATGCGGTTGGGCA from Desulfuromonas sp. KJ2020 encodes the following:
- a CDS encoding 2-isopropylmalate synthase, whose product is MGCGRNINEEMEAMSDAKTVIIFDTTLRDGEQSPGASMNIEEKLRIAHQLEKMNVDVIEAGFPIASEGDFEAVKKIAQTIKGCQIAGLCRANDKDIDRAWEALKYAGERGRIHTFIATSDIHMKYKLKMSEDEVVETAVKAVKRAAAYTPNVEFSAEDAVRTRLPFLARVVEAVIEAGARTVNIPDTVGYTIPSEYSRIITYLRENVPNIDQAVISVHCHNDLGLAVANSLAAVQAGAQQVECTINGIGERAGNCSLEEVVMALRTRQDILPFQTKVVTEHIYPTSKLLATITGITVQPNKAIVGANAFAHEAGIHQHGVLMEKSTYEIMTPESIGLNQNKLVLGKHSGRHAFIQRLQELGYDLGKEDIEKAFVRFKALADQKKEIFDEDLDAIVADEIIRGPEKFKLLQMNVSSGSFAAPTATVQLEIDGKIRKTAVMGDGPVDATFKAIKKLAKTNARLLHFSVGAITGGTDAQGECTVRLEDAGREVLGQGAHPDIIVASAKAYINALNKLSSGMSRTRIHL
- a CDS encoding 3-isopropylmalate dehydratase large subunit is translated as MGKTITEKIFEAHLRDEPFPGTMVLDLDRVLCHEITTPVAIADLAWRGKDRVFDSTKIKAVIDHVTPSKDSKTATQAKMLRDWARRHGIRDFFDVGHNGVCHALFPEKGYIRPGFTVIMGDSHTCTHGAFGAFAAGVGTTDLEVGILKGVCAFRTPKTIRVDLVGQLPEGVYAKDVILYVIGHLGVNGATDRVIEFRGSVVDEFSMEARMTLCNMAIEAGGTCGICMPDMTTVDYLWPFIAGEYASREAALEQYRQWCSDEDAVYEKVLQFDVSTLEPQVTFGYKPDCVKPVAEMAGTPVDQIYIGTCTNGRIEDLRVAAAILKGKKIADSVRGIVSPATPKIFNDALQEGIIQIFMDSGFCVTNPTCGACLGMSNGVLAEGEVAASTSNRNFNGRMGKGGMVHLMSPATAAATALTGVITDPRQA
- the leuD gene encoding 3-isopropylmalate dehydratase small subunit translates to MNGKKVFEGPAIFLDRSDINTDEIIPAKYLTEVTKEALQPYMLEDLKLEGFDPKGDKLRNARVVVSRENFGCGSSREHAPWVFEVNGVHTIIAESYARIFRQNMFNGGMLAIELPKADLDRLFDLEKKGEVTISVDLKSQTITAATAVTTEAFSFEISPFDKALVEAGGWVEFADARY
- the leuB gene encoding 3-isopropylmalate dehydrogenase yields the protein MSKEFKIAVLPGDGIGPEVMEEALKVLDAVEKKFEVRFERAFANVGGAGIDNEGKALPATTVDLCKASDAILFGSVGGPKWESLPPDEQPERGALLPLRKIFGLYANLRPAIIFPALTGASSLKEEVIEGGFNVLVVRELTGGIYFSQPKGIEGAGDDRVGVDTMRYSVPEIERIAHVAFQAAQKRGKKLCSIDKANVLSTSVLWREVVIGIAKQYPDVELSHMYVDNAAMQLVRWPKQFDVLLCENMFGDILSDEAAMLTGSLGMLPSASLAEGSFGMYEPSGGSAPDIAGQGVANPIAQILSAAMMLRYSFGLTDAAEAIESAVEKVLEQGYRTRDIYQKKANEKLVNTKEIGDAIVAAL
- the asd gene encoding aspartate-semialdehyde dehydrogenase, translating into MKVGLIGWRGMVGSVLMQRMQEEDDFSGIEPVFFSTSQAGAPAPMGAGTLKNADDIDELKKLDVILTCQGGDYTKAIHPQLRQAGWKGYWIDAASSLRMEKDAVIILDPVNRNVIDQALVNGQKDFIGGNCTVSLMLMALGGLFRAGLVEWLTSMTYQAASGAGAPNMRELLSQMGALHGTVAPLLQDPASAILDIDRQVTAALRDGTLPTKEFGYPLAGSLLPWIDREVEDGQSREEWKGYAETNKILGTQQPIAIDGICVRVGAMRCHSQALTIRLTKDVPMADIEALIKNDNDWVKLVPNTKADSLEQLTPTAVSGTLSIPVGRLRKMKMGPQYLSAFTCGDQLLWGAAEPLRRMLRILREQ
- a CDS encoding aspartate-semialdehyde dehydrogenase, whose product is MAIVGATGAVGSQLLEILDERKFPVQSVRLLASEASAGEILDFQDKPVVVEALAATSFSGTDMVFFAASRELSKEFCPVAVESGALCIDLSGYWGRDEEVPLVVPEVNPQDLGHFRLKGIVASPDSSTIPLVMALKPLQAAGGIRRVVVSVLRSVSAFGVKGIDELRGQSGELLNGRPAESKVFSRQVAFNCFSHSAGLMPNGYTVDEMSISRETRKILASSDLQVTATSVTVPIFYGCSEMVNIELKEKIEPGKVRELMAHATGLTVFDDTAPGAILTLNDAVGQDSILVGRIRADESSESVLNMWLVSDNLRKGAATNAVQIAELLVNEYL